The DNA window AATGTGCTCCACTCGGCGAATGCGGGGCACGAAAGTGGAATCCATTAAACCCAAGTCGCGTTTGACGCGTCTCATTCTTTCCATCGTGAGCTCTGCCTGCCTATTTGTCTTCCTAGTTCAACTCAACACCTCACAACCAAAATCATGTGTATGCATATCCCACTTGCCCACCCCCATGTTCCTTTTCTAATCGCTAACACTCTTTCTTTAGCTGCTTACTCTGGATTCACAAAAACAAGTTACGGTGCCCAAGGGGGCGATGACTCTGGGGGTTTCTTCACTGGTGGTTCACAGCAAGGCAGCCAAGGTGGCGGTGGAAAGGTATATATATCCATTTCTTTCCCGCTCAACACGAGCAGCACTCTAATATCCATCAGTCATACCAGGACGAGTCCTTACGCCCTGTCACCATCAAGCAGGTCCTCGACGCCGAAGAGGCCTATGCCGGCGCCGATTTCAAGATCGACGGTTCCCCCGTGACCCAAATCACATTCGTTGGACAGGTTCGCAGCATCCAACCCCAACCTACAAATATCACTCTCAAAATCGACGACGGTACCGGACAGATCGAAGTTAAGAAGTGGATTGATGTTGACAAGGCGGACGACTCTGAAGTCGGTTTCGAGCTCGACTCTCACGTTCGTATCTGGGGCCGTCTCAAGtccttcaacaacaaacGACACGTTGGTGCCCATGTCATCAGGCCTGCCGCAGATTTCAACGAGGTCAACTACCACATGCTGGAGGCCACATACGTTCATCTTTACTTCACCAAAGGACCTCTCGGTGGTCAAAGTGGGGGTGCCAACGGAGATGATGGCATGTTTGTCGATGGTGGTGGTTACAATGACAACGCCGGTGGCAATAATAAC is part of the Fusarium poae strain DAOMC 252244 chromosome 4, whole genome shotgun sequence genome and encodes:
- a CDS encoding hypothetical protein (BUSCO:45274at5125), translating into MSAYSGFTKTSYGAQGGDDSGGFFTGGSQQGSQGGGGKSYQDESLRPVTIKQVLDAEEAYAGADFKIDGSPVTQITFVGQVRSIQPQPTNITLKIDDGTGQIEVKKWIDVDKADDSEVGFELDSHVRIWGRLKSFNNKRHVGAHVIRPAADFNEVNYHMLEATYVHLYFTKGPLGGQSGGANGDDGMFVDGGGYNDNAGGNNNQSHTKIAGCGPLAKKMFNFMSNAPGGNEGVHVNIITSSTGMSVRDALTAADELLGQGLIYTTVDDETWAVLEY